From the genome of Mycobacteriales bacterium:
GGCGGTGGCCTCCTCCGGGGTCGACCGCCAGTCCTGGATCGGGACGACGCCGGGCGTGACCAGGTCGAGCCCGTCGAAGAAGCCCTCGACCTCGGCACGGCCGCGGTAGGTGCTCGGCTGCGACAGCAGCCGGTTGAGCCGGTCGCTCATCGCCGACATCTGCCCGGCGTGCATGTCATTGGGCACGTGCGAGATCGTCAGCGAGCTGCCGACCGGCACCGCCGCCATCAGCTGCCGGATGACCTTGGCGGGATGGTCCTCGTCGCGGATCAAGTGCAGCACCGCGACGAGCATGACGGCGATCGGCTGGTTGAAGTCGAGCACCCGCGCCGCCTCGTAAAGGATCTTGTCAGCGTCGCGCAGGTCGGCGTCGATGTAGGCG
Proteins encoded in this window:
- a CDS encoding SAM-dependent methyltransferase, whose protein sequence is LISSVRANRTFLARTVRYLAESGIRQFLDIGTGIPSPGNTHEVAQAVAPEARVVYVDNDPMVLSHARALLRGDPRGATAYIDADLRDADKILYEAARVLDFNQPIAVMLVAVLHLIRDEDHPAKVIRQLMAAVPVGSSLTISHVPNDMHAGQMSAMSDRLNRLLSQPSTYRGRAEVEGFFDGLDLVTPGVVPIQDWRSTPEEATAVAAMWGGVAIKR